Genomic DNA from Chaetodon auriga isolate fChaAug3 chromosome 13, fChaAug3.hap1, whole genome shotgun sequence:
AGAAAGCTCACTGTGCTGTATAAAGGATTGAATTTGATTGAGTTTTAAAGTCTCCATTCTGATACAGAGGAAGGGTTTAGCACTGGCTTTGGCCCTGCAGACTGAAGACACAGGATTAAACTAGAAGACACATTCAAATAGGAAAATATTCAcagtttattgattttattgctGAATCTGCGCATTGTATTCTGGGTAAATCAGGATGTAACAAACCACTAAATGCACATCACATAGTGTGAATGTTTTGGATCATTTGAGGGATTCTTACGATGATGCTGGCGTTGATGTAGTCTTGTTTATTAGAGTTTACTTCAGACTTCAGCTTCACCCGAGAGTGATCGTCTGTAGAAGGAAACAGGTGCCAACAGTAAgtcactgaatgaatgaaagaaatcaCTGCAGTCTCTTTAGTCTTTTAGATACTTTGAATACTTCAGGGTAAATCAGTATTATAGTActgcatcatagcacagaaacatatttatttatgtaaaaagTAACTAGTGAGGAGTATAAAGTAGCATGACATGAAAAATACTCAGGTAAAGCACAAGTGTGTCAAAattgtacttcagtgcagtacttgagtgaatgtacttaGTTCCACTGTATAAATGACAccttgacagagacagacagaaatgactcATTGATGAACTGACATGGGAGCGATTCAGcgtgtctgtttttgtccatGTTGCCTGGTAGTTGAGCCACAGCGACTGAACTGGGATCAGCCTGGTAGGAGCACAAAGCCTCCCACTCCTTCTGAAGGCGGTCCTTATTACGCAGGTGATCCTCCATGTACGCCTGACGGACAGATGACATAGGAGGTTAATATCTGCTTAACGAGGAAATGGATGCCTTCTACAGCAGGATTATTCCTTTGCTGCATCAGGAAGTACGTTTTCTCACCAGTATCATGTGACCAGTAGAGATGTCCATGTTGGACTGGGCCGGCTCTTCGCTCCAGGACGGGGTGGAGCTGTGGGTGGAGGACGGGCTGTGCTGGGGACCGTCGCTGAACTGGGAGGAAACGCTGCTGACGCGGGACGTGTCCGTACCCCGTCGTCCGCCCGCACCCGTGGCTATGGCGGACCCCGCCATGCTCCCGCCGGCCACACAGTCCTGGCGGCACAGGGAGGATTTGGACGCCATGTGCTGCCGACATAGCTCCTGAATggaaaggaaggagagggagtgGTGGAGCGGTGGAAAGAAGGTAGTTAATTGATAAAAGGGCTGCAACTGCACATTCATATCGATACTGATTACCTGAATAATCAGTTACTGTATACACTGAGGACTAAATAAGGGATTCATGTGCTACATTTTAGTTCAACTACTCCCAAAAAGTAGTTGATTGATCGAgatatattatattttttcaCCCAATAACTAACAATTCTCATTAAATGGTCTCAAATACAACCAAATACACCAAATTGTGAccactgtgaaaacaaacaaacaaacaaacacacacacaaacagaaaccactGGGAATTTCTATAAAATGGCCTTTCCTCAGTCCTGAATCCCCTGCCTTACCTGGTAGTCAAAGTGTGTTTCAGCCCCTCCCTCTGGCCCCAGGCCAAGCTTGCCATTGGCCACTTGCTGAGTGTAGTGCCTAAGACAAGCAACAGCCATGGCCAATACCAACACGCCTCCTACGACCGCCATGGAAACAAGGGTGATGACTGTCCCACTGGAGCCCTCGGAAATCCTGGCCACCTGAGGGAGGCCCCGTGCATCTGTCCTCTGGGAAAACGACGTCATAAGAGTGGCGAGTAAGATAAGGGCAGGGCAGAGggaacacaaagaaaacacctCAGTGCTACCTCCACTTGTTGACATGCACATCTCGTCTTTTGAGAGTTGTGCGCCTAAGCTAAGCTACCCCGGGGAATCTGCTCTCACCCCTGGAATTCAAAGGTCAAGCACTTCATCTTAACTACACGTTTGTTTCTACGGAACGATACGTGACAGCAAGGTGTGCTCAGTGAGGGGCTGACGTTGACTTCTAAAGACAGAGGTCTGAGAGTATTCACCAGCAGCCCGttaaaaaagcagcagaggctccGTGGAGATCAGTGGTCTGTGGCCACGGTGTGTCATCCCgcctcttcctcacctgcttTTCTGGTGTCTCTCCGCTGTCCAATGCAACAGAATTCAGAGCACCATTtacaaaactgcttttgtttCGTCTTAACTTTAATCACGACCATTTAGTGAAACCTAGAACTAGAAAAGCATTTATATAGCAAAAGACACTGGCTCTTGATACGTCATCGATTTGGAGAAAATCACTGGAAAGCACAGATTGGAGCAcagataaagtgtgtgtgtgtgttgaggcttcctgccagaaataatgagaaataatgATTCTGTAACTGGAAGGGTATCATGTTGTTGTGTCTGTTATCTCTGACATTGCTTTTTTGTTGTATCTGCACCCTTTTCTTAACCTGAAGTATCGTTAATTCGTGATACTTTTTCTagtgaattcttttttttttttttttgctcagtctTAAATTccttttaaaaagtaaatactTAAATCAGTATCTGGGGGCCTCAGTATTCATCCTCAGTATTTTTTAAATCTACAAATCATGCACTCATTTTTCTTGATCTAAATTAACTGAATTAAGCGGAAAAAGTCTGAAATTTGTAAGTGAATTAACCAGAATTGATAAGCACTGCTAATGAGAACACACTATCACTATGGGTGATTTCTCTCATCTCTGAGATCACATCAGGAccatgcgcacgcacacacacacacacacacacacacacacacacacacactgaattcaATTGGTGCGTTATCCTGATATTCAGTCTAAATGAGATGCAGGTGGTGATTCGGAGGCCAGGATTcaggctgtttgtgtgaacagaAAGTAATGAGGTTAATGACATCTGTGACTGTTGCCATAGCACCTGGGATCTAGGAGCCACAGtagggggtgggtgggtgtgtgtgtgtgttgggggggggctGGAGGAGATGAGGCACCATGGCAACAAGTGAAATACTGGTTGTTATGAGGTGTCGGCTTGCTGATTCGTTTTGGCCACTCGCCCTTCAGGTGGCACGCAGTCACAGgggtttacacacacagactaacaccgcacacacacgctgagctGTACAGTGCTTGTGCTCACAGAGTCATTTTTCTCACAAAACGTTGAGCTTTCTGCATCAACACCTGCATGTGATGGCATTTCATAATGGAGCCAGCAGGGGAAGTTAACGCATTGACTGATTTTGATGCTACGATATAAAATATTTGGTTGAGTCTATTCTAGTTTACCATAGAATATACAGACTCAAGCCTCTGTGTGTACAAAAGACATCCACATGTAAAGTAATCCAGGAGACAGATCCAAAGGAAAAGCACAGTAAAGATAATCTGTCCAGCTCGAGTCCATGAATGAACAGATTTAGGTGAAAATGGTCAAGAATACAGAGCAAAGATTATATCTCAGTTGCCTTGACAACAGCTCCATATGTTACTGATAGGAGTTACAAAGGAAATTTTCCACAAAGGGTAAGTGtgtatcgtgtgtgtgtgtgtgtgcgtgtgtgtgtgtgagtgtgtatcaAGTACCTCTCCCACGCCAGTCTGTACAATCTTCAGGCCTGTctcagactccaggaagttcttttcagatactgttggggtgaaaaaacaacaaacatttgctgaaaTGTTATTTGAGGaaacattgtgagagacagtgaAATGCGCCCACATACATttcacacacgtgtgtgtgtgtgtgtatgtgtgtgagtgcgtgtttTTGAGCCTCACCAGCTTTAGCAGCCACCTCTGCAGCTGTCATGTTGTGTTCGTTCTGACGAATACGAAACGTCAGCGCAGGACCCACCACGCtggcaacagacacacacacacacacacacacacacacacacacacacacacacacacacacacacactgtttagaCTGAGGTAGTAAAATTTACAACTCCCTcttgcactgacacacacataatggCGGTGTTACCTGATGTTGATGAAGCTGCTGGTCGTCAGGTGTATCTTATCggccagcagctccagcagcttcactccaTCATACAAACTCAGAGGActatgaaagaaaaacatcattatcCTCTTTGTAAACATGTTAAATAAATGTCCTATTTGCTGCTCTTCACTGGCATTAATAAGATATTTAGGGATTTCATAACAGCCTTTGGCATGATGGCATTTGTTCAACACACTCAAGAGTGAAGCAGATCTTTCCTGAGGATAATTATTGGCTGCACAAGTAGAGATGTGCTTCATGTCTTAGCAGTATATTTGTCATAAACAGAAAAGCTGAAAGCTGAATTTGATCCAGTGCTGACCTCTGGTTGGTGACAATGTACCCATACTCCTCCTTGGCTCCTGTACCCTCAACCAGTGGTGGTCCTTGCTCCTTCGAGCCTTGTCCAGCTTCAGCAGGAGCGGCCTGCGGAGGCTGGGACGATGGCACGGGGAGGCTGGCGCTCTTGGCCGGAGGTGTGGCTGGGACTGAGGCGGAGGAGGGGGCAGGAGGGGCATCGGGGGGGCTGGGGACTGGGGCGGGCTTCTCAGGCTTATGGGACACACTGTCTGTTTTTAACAGCTGCATCTAAATGGCAATGATAGAAGACCTGTCAGCGATGAAAAATATATGATTGCTGCTTGTGAACACTGCTGACAGTGAATGCTGACATACCTCCTTGAGGGTGATGAGGTCTTTCTCAGTCGGATCTGTCATAAGAgaaaaactgatgttttcaaCAAATACCACAGTAGCACACAGGTCGATTTCATCATTTACTCAAGTGTCAGCTTTCAAGATgatctgtttatctgtttcgGATATATCTAAGATTTTAGTGCAGATCTAAATGACAAGAGACAAATGCCCTCTTTTGTCCCTGAGAAAAGCATGTATCAGTACAggggtttggtttggtttgatcGAACATTGCCTGAACAGAACACAGGTGACTGTACCTGTCTTGTCTTgggtctgcagcagctgcagaatgaGGGCTAGCTTGTAGAGCTGCTCTTGACTGAGCTCTCTGGGGTTGACTCCGTACCTCTGCAGGACTCCTGACATCCTCTGGAGCAGGCCATCTAGCACGGGACAGCAGAGTTAGCGTTATCTTTGCAGTGCCCAGTGTAGAAATTGGATGGATGTTCTGAAGTAGCGTAAATGGGTTGGTGTAAGACATCATCTGCATTGAGTTTAAATTCATTTTCCCCACCATTTCCATTTCCAGACAGAGTACTGAAGTCCTGAGGAACTTTTTTATtctgcagctgtggctgttgTCTGCCAGCAGTACCGAGTCTCTCCTCCAGGGTGTAGTCTTCCACATAGTCCACTGGTATCTCCAGCTCCAAGTCCTCATAATAAGGCAGACCTGCATAATAGGTTATGATGGTAAGGACAATTGTTTGGTTAGACTCTATCCAGCtccttaaaggtccagtgtgtgggatttagtggcatccagtggtgaagttgcagattgcaacACACTGACTACCCCTCGCCTGACCCTCCcctcattctaaggtaacaaaaacacaacaattcttattt
This window encodes:
- the ptprna gene encoding protein tyrosine phosphatase receptor type Na, whose translation is MQHFQLWRALLLVTVLCQPGISDKYGCLFERKLCARDQFCSDDGLFGQCRSSKQDQVQYQVSVPVLKRMQEVLKQLMLQGLSWQDDITQYILSKELKRVPHTTQPSKPNSSSHSSQSKQHIPHHHSSKSASTPSGSNYVDYMIVEPPQSPLRMQTASMDPYTYHQHRYQDDVERSLIGAGGGYVRPSSRSQANQRERERDRQLLQEALSLYLASAQPSYRHRGAASMAPAGLPYYEDLELEIPVDYVEDYTLEERLGTAGRQQPQLQNKKVPQDFSTLSGNGNDGLLQRMSGVLQRYGVNPRELSQEQLYKLALILQLLQTQDKTDPTEKDLITLKEMQLLKTDSVSHKPEKPAPVPSPPDAPPAPSSASVPATPPAKSASLPVPSSQPPQAAPAEAGQGSKEQGPPLVEGTGAKEEYGYIVTNQSPLSLYDGVKLLELLADKIHLTTSSFINISVVGPALTFRIRQNEHNMTAAEVAAKAVSEKNFLESETGLKIVQTGVGERTDARGLPQVARISEGSSGTVITLVSMAVVGGVLVLAMAVACLRHYTQQVANGKLGLGPEGGAETHFDYQELCRQHMASKSSLCRQDCVAGGSMAGSAIATGAGGRRGTDTSRVSSVSSQFSDGPQHSPSSTHSSTPSWSEEPAQSNMDISTGHMILAYMEDHLRNKDRLQKEWEALCSYQADPSSVAVAQLPGNMDKNRHAESLPYDHSRVKLKSEVNSNKQDYINASIIFDHDPRQPAYIATQGPLAHTVADFWQMVWENGCTVIVMMTALVEDGEKQCERYWPDEGSSLYHIYEVNLVSEHIWCKDFLVRSFYLKNVQTQETRTLTQFHLLSWPADGIPTSTRPLLDFRRKVNKCYRGRSCPIIVHCSDGTSRTGTYILIDMVLNRMAKGVKEIDIAASLEHIRDQRPGLVRTKDQFEFALTAVAEEVNAILKALPQ